A genomic region of Marinobacter sp. NP-4(2019) contains the following coding sequences:
- the hslU gene encoding ATP-dependent protease ATPase subunit HslU: protein MSAMTPREIVHELNKHIVGQDEAKRAVAIALRNRWRRMQLDSSLREEITPKNILMIGPTGVGKTEIARRLAKLADAPFLKVEATKFTEVGYVGRDVESIIRDLADMAVKMLREKEKKRHEHRALDAAEERILDALLPPARDFNEDSQRPEDSSTRQLFRKKLREGELDDKEIEIDLRSSGPGVEIMAPPGMEEMTSQLQSMFSNMSSDKRKTRKMKVADALKQVQDEEAAKLVNEEEIKQKAVQSVEQNGIVFIDEIDKVAKRSENTSSDVSREGVQRDLLPLIEGSTVSTKYGTIRTDHILFIASGAFHLSKPSDLIPELQGRLPIRVELQALTPDDFKRILTEPDASLVQQYEALMGTEGVKLTFAEDAITRIAEVAWKVNETTENIGARRLHTVLERLLESLSYEAGDQVTDGFEVTAAFVDEKLGELAEDEDLSRYIL, encoded by the coding sequence ATGTCTGCAATGACTCCCCGTGAGATCGTTCACGAACTCAACAAGCACATCGTAGGTCAGGATGAAGCCAAGCGGGCGGTTGCCATTGCCCTACGGAATCGCTGGCGTCGGATGCAGCTGGACAGCAGCCTGCGCGAGGAAATTACCCCCAAGAACATCCTGATGATTGGTCCCACCGGCGTGGGTAAAACCGAGATTGCCCGCCGTCTGGCCAAGCTCGCCGACGCTCCCTTCCTGAAGGTAGAGGCCACCAAGTTTACGGAAGTGGGTTATGTGGGCCGCGATGTGGAGTCCATCATCCGCGACCTGGCGGACATGGCGGTTAAAATGCTTCGCGAGAAAGAAAAGAAGCGCCATGAACATCGTGCGCTGGATGCGGCGGAAGAACGTATTCTGGACGCTCTGCTGCCCCCGGCCCGGGATTTCAACGAAGACAGTCAGCGCCCCGAGGATTCATCCACGCGGCAGCTATTCCGCAAAAAACTGCGGGAAGGCGAACTGGATGACAAGGAAATCGAAATCGACCTTCGCAGCAGCGGTCCGGGTGTTGAGATCATGGCACCGCCAGGCATGGAAGAGATGACCAGCCAGCTGCAAAGCATGTTCTCCAACATGTCCTCCGACAAACGTAAAACCCGCAAAATGAAAGTGGCCGATGCCCTGAAGCAGGTTCAGGACGAGGAAGCCGCAAAGCTGGTAAATGAGGAAGAAATCAAGCAGAAGGCGGTTCAGTCTGTGGAGCAGAACGGGATCGTGTTTATCGATGAAATCGACAAGGTCGCCAAGCGCTCCGAGAACACGTCTTCCGATGTTTCCCGCGAAGGCGTACAGCGCGATCTGCTACCGTTGATCGAAGGCAGCACTGTCAGCACCAAGTACGGCACGATCCGTACGGATCACATCCTGTTTATTGCCTCTGGCGCATTTCACCTGTCCAAGCCATCGGACCTGATTCCGGAACTCCAGGGTCGCCTCCCTATTCGGGTTGAGCTGCAGGCACTGACCCCGGATGACTTCAAGCGCATCCTGACCGAGCCGGACGCCTCTCTGGTGCAACAATACGAGGCACTGATGGGCACGGAAGGCGTGAAACTGACGTTCGCGGAAGACGCTATCACCCGGATTGCGGAAGTGGCCTGGAAAGTGAACGAGACCACCGAGAATATTGGTGCGCGCCGCCTGCATACCGTGCTTGAACGCCTGCTGGAAAGCCTATCGTACGAAGCGGGTGACCAGGTTACCGACGGCTTTGAGGTGACGGCGGCGTTCGTGGATGAGAAGCTTGGGGAACTGGCAGAGGATGAGGATCTGAGCCGGTATATACTCTGA
- the hslV gene encoding ATP-dependent protease subunit HslV: protein MTTILSVRRDNEVAMGGDGQVSLGNTVMKGNARKVRRLYNGKVLAGFAGGTADAFTLFERFEAQLEKHQGNLTRAAVELAKDWRTDRALRRLEALLAVADKTASLIITGNGDVIEPEQGLIAIGSGGPFAQASARALLENTDLKASDIVEKGLDIAADICIYTNHNRTLEVLSAND, encoded by the coding sequence ATGACTACCATACTTTCCGTCAGGCGCGACAACGAAGTCGCCATGGGTGGCGATGGCCAGGTTTCCCTGGGCAACACCGTAATGAAAGGAAATGCACGCAAGGTTCGCCGCCTGTATAACGGCAAGGTACTGGCAGGATTCGCCGGTGGTACCGCCGATGCATTCACCTTGTTCGAACGATTCGAGGCCCAGCTGGAAAAGCACCAGGGCAACCTGACACGGGCAGCGGTTGAGCTGGCCAAGGACTGGCGAACGGACCGGGCGCTACGTCGGCTCGAAGCCCTTCTGGCAGTCGCCGATAAAACCGCTTCGCTGATCATTACCGGTAATGGTGACGTCATCGAGCCGGAACAGGGCCTGATTGCCATCGGTTCCGGAGGCCCATTTGCACAGGCCTCAGCGCGTGCCCTGCTTGAAAACACCGACCTGAAAGCCAGTGACATTGTGGAAAAAGGCCTGGATATCGCGGCCGACATCTGCATTTACACCAACCACAATCGCACCCTTGAAGTGCTTTCCGCCAACGACTGA
- a CDS encoding SPOR domain-containing protein: MSRDYARKNPKGKAAATPHKATRSQRSSKPARPERRTPARAQQGGLSLKWILSLAAVGGFIGFIVYLNSLPAPEPTRQTSEPVPVTPPTKEQETATGEEKKQRYRFYEMLPESEVVPPKVEEYTPGPAQRDFTYLVQSGSFRSQKDAERQRAQIAFQGLRANVQRIDLDNGSTWYRVNVGPFNSRSQMNSAIDKLVSINIEPLVRKIPKEG; this comes from the coding sequence ATGTCCCGAGACTATGCCCGCAAGAATCCTAAAGGCAAGGCAGCCGCCACGCCCCACAAGGCAACACGGAGCCAGAGGAGCAGCAAGCCGGCACGGCCAGAGCGGCGGACGCCTGCGCGCGCGCAACAGGGCGGCCTGTCTCTCAAGTGGATTCTGTCCCTGGCCGCCGTTGGTGGCTTTATTGGCTTTATTGTTTACCTCAACTCACTACCCGCCCCGGAACCCACCCGGCAGACCAGCGAGCCAGTACCGGTGACGCCACCGACCAAAGAGCAGGAAACCGCCACTGGCGAGGAAAAAAAGCAGCGGTACCGCTTTTATGAAATGCTCCCCGAGAGCGAAGTAGTGCCTCCCAAAGTGGAGGAGTACACGCCTGGCCCGGCACAACGAGATTTCACGTACCTAGTCCAGTCTGGCTCGTTTCGCAGCCAGAAGGATGCTGAACGCCAGCGCGCACAGATTGCCTTCCAGGGCCTGCGAGCCAACGTCCAGCGAATTGACCTGGATAACGGCAGCACCTGGTACCGGGTTAACGTCGGGCCATTCAATTCCCGCAGCCAGATGAATTCCGCCATCGACAAGCTGGTGTCCATCAACATTGAGCCGCTGGTGCGGAAAATTCCCAAAGAGGGCTGA
- the argS gene encoding arginine--tRNA ligase — translation MKETVSDLIQSALATLQSEGTLPADQSFTPQVGNTKDKSHGDYACNIALVAAKAAGCPPRQLAEALVERLPESSAVEKVEIAGPGFINFFMSTASAFEVVNTILEEADQFGRNRNGQGEKVQVEFVSANPTGPLHVGHGRGAAIGDCLCRLLEANGYDVTREFYYNDAGAQINNLALSVQSRVKGLTPDDDNWPADGYRGDYIIDVAKAYLAGETVTADDREVTGKADPDDMDAIREFAVAYLRREQDLDLKAFGVEFDVYFLESSLYEDGKVEAIVQRLQENGYTYEHDGAMWLKTTEFGDDKDRVMRKKDGGYTYFLPDVAYHLDKWQRGFTTVINEQGADHHSTVTRVRAGLQALNAGIPKGWPDYVLHQMVMVTRSGQEVKISKRAGSYVTVRDLIDEVGRDATRFFLAARRVDSQLTFDIDLARSQTNENPVYYIQYAHARICSVLRKLAEEGVERGRNECLGDLSLLTLDEEKELANQLAKYPQLIANSAAQREPHHLTHYLRDLAGQFHTYYNAHKVLIEDTAIRDARISLYLAVRQVIANGLDLLGVSAPEEM, via the coding sequence ATGAAAGAGACCGTATCCGATCTGATCCAGTCTGCACTGGCCACGCTGCAGTCCGAAGGCACCCTGCCAGCGGACCAGTCGTTCACTCCGCAGGTGGGCAACACCAAGGACAAATCCCATGGTGACTATGCCTGCAATATCGCCCTGGTGGCGGCCAAGGCAGCAGGCTGCCCTCCGCGACAGCTGGCGGAAGCCCTGGTGGAGCGACTTCCGGAGAGTTCAGCCGTAGAGAAGGTGGAAATCGCCGGACCCGGTTTCATCAACTTTTTCATGAGCACCGCCAGCGCCTTTGAGGTGGTTAATACCATTCTCGAAGAAGCAGATCAGTTCGGTCGTAACCGCAACGGCCAGGGCGAAAAGGTGCAGGTGGAGTTCGTATCCGCCAACCCCACGGGGCCGCTGCACGTAGGCCATGGCCGTGGCGCGGCCATTGGTGACTGCCTGTGTCGCCTGTTGGAGGCCAACGGGTATGACGTCACCCGGGAATTCTATTACAACGACGCGGGGGCCCAGATCAACAATCTCGCGCTGTCAGTACAGTCACGGGTGAAGGGGCTGACACCGGACGATGACAACTGGCCTGCCGATGGCTATCGTGGTGATTACATCATCGATGTTGCCAAAGCATATCTTGCGGGTGAAACGGTCACAGCAGATGACCGGGAAGTTACCGGCAAGGCCGACCCGGACGATATGGACGCGATTCGCGAGTTTGCCGTGGCCTACCTCCGTCGGGAACAGGACCTTGACCTCAAGGCCTTTGGCGTCGAGTTTGACGTTTACTTCCTGGAGTCTTCCCTGTACGAGGACGGTAAAGTGGAAGCAATCGTGCAACGCCTGCAGGAAAACGGCTATACCTACGAGCACGACGGCGCCATGTGGCTGAAAACCACCGAATTCGGTGACGACAAGGACCGCGTCATGCGCAAGAAGGATGGTGGTTACACCTATTTCCTGCCGGACGTGGCTTACCATTTGGACAAATGGCAGCGCGGCTTCACCACGGTGATCAACGAACAGGGTGCCGACCACCACTCCACTGTCACCCGTGTACGGGCAGGTCTGCAGGCACTGAACGCCGGCATTCCCAAAGGTTGGCCGGATTATGTCCTGCATCAAATGGTGATGGTTACCCGCTCCGGGCAGGAAGTTAAGATCTCAAAGCGTGCCGGAAGCTACGTCACTGTGCGCGACCTGATTGACGAAGTCGGGCGGGACGCCACCCGCTTCTTCCTCGCAGCTCGTCGTGTGGATTCACAATTGACCTTCGACATCGATCTGGCCCGTTCCCAGACCAATGAAAACCCGGTCTATTACATTCAGTATGCCCATGCTCGCATCTGCAGCGTACTGCGCAAGCTGGCCGAGGAAGGCGTTGAACGGGGCCGGAACGAGTGCCTGGGCGACCTGTCGCTGCTGACCCTGGACGAAGAGAAGGAATTGGCCAATCAGCTGGCAAAATATCCCCAACTGATCGCCAACTCCGCAGCCCAACGGGAGCCGCATCACCTGACTCATTACCTCAGGGATCTGGCAGGACAGTTCCACACCTACTACAACGCCCATAAGGTGTTGATTGAGGATACCGCCATCCGGGATGCTCGCATCAGCCTGTACCTGGCGGTTCGCCAGGTCATTGCCAATGGCCTGGATCTGCTGGGCGTCAGTGCCCCGGAAGAAATGTAA
- a CDS encoding primosomal protein N', producing MRERPPLTARIALNRPLRRLFDYLIPENLTLTPGQRVSIPFGRQSATGLVVETGVKPPRGITLKPVHSAHEPWPALPTETFQLLTWASDYYQHPLGECLFTALPPALRRGRPASEKRDTWWKAIAGPEALAGNAHRQRALLAWLQKHPKGTSTSNLTAAGFTREQIRTLQKKELIEETVAAEAGDNPGNADVGGEQPGPLLSPAQQLAADQIPCPSDGFSASLLYGITGSGKTELYLHYLKQQLSASAQALVLVPEINLTPQTVARFQRYFGNRIVVWHSALNDGKRLSTWLKIRNGEPVILIGTRSAVLLPFTRLQTIVVDEEHDSSYKQGEGFRYSGRDMAVYRAHLNQCPVILGSATPSLESYQNALTGKYHLIRLEERAGNAKPPTIDLLDIRSRPLEGGLSRPAIQAIKQCLADGQQALVFVNRRGFAPVMMCFDCGHMVECPRCDTRLTYHRRDRAMRCHHCDYQAAATEHCPKCRSEAFKPVGQGTERTEDILASAFPDTPVVRVDRDSTQRKGSIQGILKKVNTGEPCVLVGTQMLAKGHDFPNVTLVVVVNADGGLFSVDFRAPEQLIQTLLQVSGRAGRGEKSGQVLVQTCHSDHPILKSLRQGQYLTLADQLLTERETGQFPPFRAMAIFRAEADTMAKSLELLDMIKPQANSVPGIETWGPLPALIARRADRHRAQLVLCCDNRKRLNHVLSHLCQSLDQQKLPSGVKWMIDVDPQETG from the coding sequence GTGCGGGAGCGCCCCCCGTTAACCGCGCGCATAGCCCTCAACCGACCTTTGAGGCGGCTCTTTGACTACCTGATTCCCGAGAACCTCACGCTTACACCGGGCCAACGCGTGAGCATCCCGTTTGGCAGGCAATCCGCAACCGGCCTTGTTGTCGAAACCGGCGTGAAACCACCCCGGGGCATCACCCTGAAACCCGTTCACTCAGCCCATGAACCCTGGCCCGCATTACCCACCGAAACCTTTCAGTTGTTGACCTGGGCATCGGACTACTATCAGCACCCGCTCGGGGAATGTCTGTTTACCGCCCTACCCCCGGCCCTGCGCCGTGGCAGGCCAGCATCAGAAAAACGGGATACCTGGTGGAAAGCCATCGCTGGCCCTGAAGCACTCGCTGGCAACGCTCATCGACAGAGAGCACTGCTGGCATGGCTACAGAAGCACCCAAAGGGCACAAGTACCTCAAACCTGACAGCCGCCGGTTTCACCCGAGAGCAAATCAGGACGTTACAGAAAAAGGAACTCATAGAGGAAACTGTAGCCGCAGAGGCCGGGGATAACCCTGGCAACGCCGACGTGGGAGGTGAGCAGCCGGGGCCACTTCTCTCACCCGCCCAACAGCTGGCCGCAGACCAGATCCCCTGCCCCAGCGACGGCTTCAGCGCTTCTCTTTTATACGGGATTACCGGAAGCGGCAAAACCGAACTGTACCTTCACTATCTGAAGCAGCAGTTAAGCGCCTCAGCCCAAGCACTGGTGTTGGTACCTGAAATCAACCTTACACCTCAGACTGTGGCCAGATTCCAGCGCTACTTCGGCAACCGCATTGTCGTCTGGCACTCAGCACTTAATGACGGCAAGCGCCTGTCGACCTGGCTGAAAATCCGCAATGGCGAGCCTGTTATCCTCATCGGCACCCGATCCGCCGTTTTACTGCCCTTTACCAGACTGCAAACGATTGTTGTGGACGAGGAACACGATAGCTCCTACAAGCAGGGGGAAGGCTTTCGTTATTCCGGGCGGGACATGGCAGTATACCGTGCGCACTTGAATCAGTGCCCGGTCATCCTTGGCTCGGCCACGCCATCCCTTGAGTCCTACCAGAACGCTTTGACCGGGAAATACCACCTGATCAGGCTTGAAGAGCGGGCGGGTAATGCAAAGCCGCCCACCATCGACCTCCTGGATATTCGCAGTCGCCCGCTGGAAGGCGGTCTGTCACGTCCCGCGATACAGGCGATCAAACAATGCCTGGCCGATGGGCAGCAGGCGCTGGTATTCGTCAACAGGCGTGGTTTTGCGCCAGTCATGATGTGCTTCGACTGCGGCCATATGGTGGAATGCCCTCGTTGCGACACGCGCCTGACCTACCATCGGCGGGACCGCGCCATGCGCTGCCACCACTGCGATTATCAGGCAGCTGCCACCGAGCACTGTCCCAAATGCCGCAGTGAGGCGTTCAAACCCGTTGGGCAAGGCACGGAAAGAACCGAGGACATATTGGCTTCAGCTTTCCCCGATACGCCGGTGGTTCGAGTGGACAGAGACAGCACCCAGCGCAAGGGCAGCATCCAGGGCATTCTGAAAAAGGTGAATACCGGGGAGCCCTGCGTGCTGGTAGGCACCCAGATGCTCGCCAAGGGCCATGACTTTCCGAACGTTACCCTGGTGGTCGTGGTCAACGCCGACGGCGGCCTGTTCAGTGTGGATTTTCGCGCCCCGGAACAGCTCATCCAGACGCTACTGCAGGTGAGTGGTCGCGCCGGCCGTGGTGAAAAATCCGGACAGGTATTGGTCCAGACATGCCACAGCGATCACCCCATACTGAAATCGTTACGTCAGGGGCAGTACCTCACACTGGCCGATCAATTGCTGACGGAACGGGAAACCGGGCAGTTTCCCCCGTTCCGCGCCATGGCCATATTCAGGGCCGAGGCAGATACCATGGCCAAAAGCCTGGAACTACTGGACATGATCAAGCCCCAAGCCAACAGCGTGCCTGGCATTGAGACCTGGGGACCACTACCCGCTCTGATTGCCAGGCGCGCCGACCGCCACCGAGCCCAGCTGGTGCTCTGCTGCGACAATCGAAAGCGACTGAATCATGTTCTGAGCCATCTATGCCAGAGCCTGGACCAGCAAAAACTACCCTCGGGTGTGAAATGGATGATTGATGTGGACCCTCAGGAAACTGGCTGA
- the rpmE gene encoding 50S ribosomal protein L31, which produces MKEGIHPKYEDITATCSCGNVIKTRSTIGHDLQLDVCSQCHPFYTGKQKVMDTGGRIDRFQKRFGGRIGGKKG; this is translated from the coding sequence ATGAAAGAAGGTATCCACCCCAAGTACGAAGACATCACCGCTACCTGTTCCTGCGGTAATGTCATCAAGACCCGTTCCACCATCGGGCATGATCTGCAATTGGATGTTTGCTCCCAGTGCCATCCGTTTTATACCGGCAAGCAGAAAGTCATGGATACCGGTGGTCGTATCGACCGTTTCCAGAAGCGTTTCGGCGGCCGCATCGGTGGCAAGAAGGGCTGA
- a CDS encoding malic enzyme-like NAD(P)-binding protein, producing the protein MSQDLKEAALEYHAKPRPGKLSVEITKATQTSRDLSLAYSPGVAEPVREIAKDPENAYKYTAKGNLVAVISDGSAILGLGNLGPLASKPVMEGKGVLFKRFAGIDVFDIEVDSESPQAFIETVERIADTFGGINLEDIKAPECFEIERALIEKCNVPIFHDDQHGTAIVTAAGMLNALELQGKKIEEAKVVCLGAGAAAIACMKLLISCGIRSENIFMLDRKGVIHSGRDDLNQYKAMFANDTDRRTLDDAIDGADVFLGLSGPDLLSADQLKKMAPNPIVFACSNPDPEISPEVALATRDDLIMATGRSDYPNQVNNVLGFPFIFRGALDVRATAINEEMKVAAVHAIRELAKEPVPQEICEAYDVATFEFGREYIIPKPMDVRLLEVVPAAVARAAVDSGVARNPYPSHYPLTSMEDIQ; encoded by the coding sequence ATGTCTCAAGATCTGAAAGAAGCAGCCCTTGAATATCACGCCAAGCCGCGGCCTGGTAAGCTGAGTGTTGAAATCACCAAGGCGACCCAGACCTCCCGCGACCTTTCCCTGGCGTACAGCCCCGGGGTTGCCGAACCGGTCCGCGAGATCGCGAAGGACCCCGAGAACGCATACAAATACACTGCCAAGGGTAACCTGGTGGCCGTTATTTCCGACGGTTCCGCCATTCTTGGTCTGGGTAACCTCGGTCCCCTGGCGAGCAAGCCGGTAATGGAAGGCAAAGGCGTACTGTTCAAGCGCTTTGCTGGTATTGACGTCTTTGATATCGAGGTCGATTCCGAAAGCCCCCAGGCGTTTATTGAAACGGTAGAGCGTATTGCCGATACCTTCGGTGGTATCAACCTGGAAGACATCAAGGCGCCGGAGTGTTTCGAAATCGAGCGTGCTCTGATCGAGAAGTGCAATGTGCCAATCTTCCACGATGATCAGCACGGCACCGCAATTGTAACTGCGGCCGGTATGCTCAACGCTCTCGAGCTTCAGGGTAAGAAGATTGAAGAAGCAAAAGTGGTGTGCCTGGGTGCCGGTGCTGCTGCGATTGCCTGCATGAAGCTGCTGATCAGCTGCGGTATTCGCTCTGAAAACATCTTCATGCTCGACCGCAAGGGTGTGATCCACTCTGGTCGTGATGATCTGAATCAGTACAAGGCGATGTTCGCCAACGATACTGACCGTCGTACCCTTGACGACGCAATCGATGGTGCGGATGTCTTCCTGGGGCTGTCTGGCCCGGATCTGCTGAGTGCGGATCAGTTGAAGAAGATGGCGCCGAACCCGATTGTATTCGCCTGCTCCAACCCGGATCCGGAAATCAGCCCGGAAGTTGCCCTGGCAACCCGTGATGACCTGATCATGGCAACCGGTCGTTCGGATTATCCGAACCAGGTGAACAACGTGCTGGGTTTCCCGTTCATTTTCCGTGGTGCTCTGGACGTACGTGCCACTGCCATCAATGAGGAAATGAAGGTTGCAGCGGTTCACGCGATTCGTGAGCTGGCGAAAGAGCCGGTGCCGCAGGAAATCTGTGAAGCATACGATGTGGCAACCTTTGAGTTTGGTAGGGAGTACATCATTCCCAAACCAATGGACGTGCGTCTGCTGGAAGTGGTTCCGGCTGCGGTTGCGCGCGCAGCGGTGGATTCCGGTGTCGCTCGCAACCCGTACCCCTCTCACTACCCGCTGACGTCGATGGAAGACATTCAGTAG